In Kocuria turfanensis, a single genomic region encodes these proteins:
- a CDS encoding patatin-like phospholipase family protein, whose amino-acid sequence MSSTTRVALALGSGGARGYAHIGVIEVLEERGYEIVTIAGSSMGALVGGLHAAGRLDPYAQWVQGLTQRDVLRLLDPSPSSPGVIRAEKIMAKVRELLDGALIEDLPVPFTAVATDLLARKEVWFQEGPVDVAVRASIALPSIITPVMINGRLLADGGILNPVPIAATVASRADVTVAVSLSGERMPGEGRVPARETAAARPAEERAERFRRSAAHLLDRELTRTVMERIAETRGRGADARARRFGEGLPGEVPEELPQVLDAELLEEAAEDVLGALPAGLRTLDVMQLSLEALQSMVLRYRLAGYPPDLLITVPKQTGRLLDFHRAGELIAFGRRATKEALDRAEGFPPPRPGPRADP is encoded by the coding sequence ATGAGCAGCACCACGCGCGTGGCCCTGGCACTGGGCAGCGGAGGTGCCCGCGGCTATGCCCACATCGGCGTGATCGAGGTGCTCGAGGAGCGGGGCTACGAGATCGTGACCATTGCGGGCAGCTCCATGGGGGCGCTCGTCGGCGGGCTGCACGCGGCGGGACGCCTGGATCCCTACGCGCAGTGGGTGCAGGGACTGACCCAGCGGGACGTGCTCCGGCTGCTCGACCCCTCGCCGTCGTCGCCCGGGGTGATCCGGGCCGAGAAGATCATGGCCAAGGTGCGCGAGCTGCTGGACGGCGCGCTGATCGAGGACCTGCCCGTGCCCTTCACCGCCGTGGCCACCGACCTGCTGGCCCGCAAGGAGGTCTGGTTCCAGGAGGGTCCGGTCGACGTCGCCGTGCGGGCGTCGATCGCCCTGCCCAGCATCATCACCCCCGTCATGATCAACGGCCGCCTGCTCGCCGACGGCGGCATCCTGAATCCCGTGCCCATCGCCGCGACCGTCGCCTCCCGCGCGGACGTCACCGTGGCGGTCTCCCTGTCGGGGGAGCGGATGCCCGGCGAGGGCAGGGTGCCGGCCCGGGAGACGGCCGCGGCGCGCCCCGCGGAGGAGCGGGCGGAGCGGTTCCGCCGCAGCGCCGCCCACCTCCTGGACCGGGAGCTGACGCGCACCGTCATGGAGCGCATCGCGGAGACGCGCGGCCGCGGTGCCGACGCCCGCGCCCGCAGGTTCGGGGAGGGCCTCCCCGGGGAGGTCCCGGAGGAGCTCCCGCAGGTGCTCGACGCCGAGCTCCTCGAAGAGGCGGCCGAGGACGTGCTCGGGGCCCTCCCCGCCGGCCTGCGCACCCTCGACGTCATGCAGCTGTCCCTCGAGGCGCTGCAGTCCATGGTGCTGCGCTACCGGCTGGCCGGCTACCCTCCCGACCTGCTCATCACGGTGCCCAAGCAGACCGGCCGCCTCCTGGACTTCCACCGCGCCGGGGAGCTCATCGCCTTCGGGCGCCGGGCGACCAAGGAGGCCCTCGACCGCGCCGAGGGCTTCCCGCCCCCGCGGCCCGGTCCGCGCGCCGACCCGTAG
- a CDS encoding amidase family protein → MTLTTDLSGPCSWDIRTTREALAAGRISHVEHLDALLERLPPAQRLGAVISADPELARAFAHALDRRETWGPLTGIPVAVEDIVDVAGFPTTGGTRALEDQVVGRDAPAVRRLREAGAILFLKTNLHELSFGTTSNNGSSGPVHHPLDPALAAGGSSGGSAVAVAVGLVPAAVAADTGGSSRIPAALCGIVGFRPTLGRYPSSGVLPIAHSRDTIGPMARTVDDVVLLDALLAGERPSGPPRARHLEVHDEGPGPLHGLRLGVPELFLRDLEPGVDSVFGAALRALEAAGAELVEVDISPAQDHAAAAGMAVALHEFLPDLEAYLADRGGGPSLEQIRRGIGSPDVRRIWELAEVFRAADDEYRAAQQARRLALRLYSGALEARGVTAVVQPTCPVTARPLGDDQTVELNGRRVPTSETFTRHSGLAGIIGTPGISLPAGRTAEGLPVGLELAAGPGSDAVLLDLARTVEALLREQ, encoded by the coding sequence ATGACGCTCACCACAGACCTCAGCGGTCCCTGTTCGTGGGACATCCGGACCACCCGGGAGGCGCTGGCCGCGGGCCGGATCAGCCACGTGGAGCACCTCGACGCCCTGCTGGAGCGCCTGCCGCCGGCCCAGCGGCTCGGGGCCGTGATCAGCGCGGACCCGGAGCTGGCGCGCGCCTTCGCCCACGCCCTGGACCGCCGGGAGACCTGGGGCCCCCTGACGGGGATCCCCGTGGCCGTCGAGGACATCGTGGACGTGGCCGGGTTCCCCACCACCGGTGGCACGCGGGCACTGGAGGACCAGGTGGTGGGCCGGGACGCCCCCGCGGTGCGGCGTCTGCGGGAGGCCGGCGCCATCCTGTTCCTGAAGACCAACCTGCACGAGCTGTCCTTCGGCACCACTTCGAACAACGGCTCCTCCGGCCCGGTGCACCACCCGCTGGACCCCGCGCTGGCCGCCGGGGGCAGCAGCGGGGGCTCGGCGGTGGCCGTGGCGGTCGGCCTGGTCCCGGCGGCGGTCGCCGCGGACACGGGCGGTTCCTCCCGCATCCCCGCGGCCCTCTGCGGGATCGTGGGGTTCCGGCCCACCCTGGGCCGCTATCCGTCGTCGGGGGTCCTGCCGATCGCCCACTCCCGGGACACGATCGGCCCCATGGCCCGGACCGTGGACGACGTCGTCCTGCTCGACGCGCTGCTGGCCGGGGAGCGCCCGAGCGGCCCGCCCCGCGCCCGGCACCTGGAGGTCCACGACGAGGGTCCCGGTCCGCTGCACGGTCTCCGGCTGGGCGTCCCCGAGCTGTTCCTCCGGGACCTGGAGCCCGGGGTGGACTCGGTCTTCGGCGCGGCCCTGCGAGCGCTCGAGGCCGCCGGCGCGGAACTGGTCGAGGTGGACATCTCCCCGGCCCAGGACCACGCGGCCGCCGCCGGGATGGCGGTCGCCCTGCACGAGTTCCTGCCGGATCTGGAGGCGTACCTGGCGGACCGGGGCGGCGGGCCCTCCCTGGAGCAGATCCGGCGCGGGATCGGCAGCCCGGACGTCCGGCGGATCTGGGAGCTGGCCGAGGTGTTCCGCGCCGCCGACGACGAGTACCGGGCCGCCCAGCAGGCGCGCCGGCTGGCCCTGCGGCTGTACAGCGGGGCGCTGGAGGCCCGGGGCGTCACGGCCGTGGTGCAGCCGACCTGCCCGGTGACGGCCCGCCCGCTCGGTGACGACCAGACGGTGGAGCTCAACGGCCGCCGCGTGCCCACGTCCGAGACCTTCACCCGCCACTCCGGCCTCGCCGGCATCATCGGCACGCCGGGGATCAGCCTTCCCGCCGGGCGCACCGCGGAGGGGCTGCCCGTGGGTCTGGAACTGGCGGCCGGCCCGGGCTCGGACGCCGTGCTGCTGGACCTCGCCCGGACGGTGGAGGCGCTGCTGCGGGAGCAGTGA
- the dnaB gene encoding replicative DNA helicase, with protein sequence MSEQSSGGDREFGRTPPQDNVAEQSVLGGMMLSKDAIADVVEVLRGVDFYKPAHESIYEAVISLYGRGEPADAITVADELTKRGEIERVGGPAYLHTLISSVPTAANAGFYAEIVRERGVLRRLVEAGTKIVQLGYSSDGEVDDIVNAAQAEIYQVAERRSSEDYTVLKEVIESTVDEIEAAGSRGEGMRGVPTGFIELDELTQGFQGGQMIVIAARPAMGKSTLALDVARSAAIKHNQTTVIFSLEMSRNEIAMRLLSAEATLNMQDLRKGRLQDEQWAKIATTMGKMDSAPLFIDDSPNMSLMEIRAKCRRLKQKHDLKLVVLDYLQLMSSGKKVESRQQEVSEFSRALKLLAKELEVPVIALSQLNRGSEQRQDKKPMVSDLRESGSIEQDADMVILLHRDDVYDKESPRAGEADVIVAKHRNGPTKTIVVAFQGHYSRFANMAHEGL encoded by the coding sequence GTGTCGGAGCAGTCGTCCGGGGGCGATCGGGAGTTCGGACGGACCCCGCCGCAGGACAACGTCGCGGAGCAGTCGGTGCTCGGCGGCATGATGCTGTCCAAGGACGCGATCGCGGACGTCGTGGAGGTGCTGCGCGGCGTCGACTTCTACAAGCCGGCCCACGAGTCCATCTACGAGGCCGTCATCTCCCTGTACGGGCGCGGCGAGCCCGCCGACGCCATCACGGTGGCCGACGAGCTGACCAAGCGCGGCGAGATCGAGCGCGTGGGCGGACCCGCGTACCTGCACACCCTCATCTCCTCCGTCCCGACCGCCGCCAACGCCGGGTTCTACGCCGAGATCGTGCGCGAGCGCGGGGTGCTGCGCCGCCTCGTGGAGGCCGGCACCAAGATCGTGCAGCTGGGCTACAGCTCCGACGGCGAGGTCGACGACATCGTCAACGCCGCCCAGGCCGAGATCTACCAGGTGGCCGAGCGGCGCTCCTCCGAGGACTACACGGTGCTCAAGGAGGTCATCGAGTCCACCGTCGACGAGATCGAGGCCGCCGGCTCCCGCGGTGAGGGCATGCGCGGCGTGCCCACCGGCTTCATCGAGCTCGACGAGCTGACCCAGGGCTTCCAGGGCGGCCAGATGATCGTCATCGCGGCGCGGCCGGCGATGGGCAAATCAACGCTGGCCCTCGACGTCGCGCGGTCCGCGGCGATCAAGCACAACCAGACCACGGTGATCTTCTCCCTCGAGATGAGCCGCAACGAGATCGCCATGCGTCTGCTCTCCGCCGAGGCGACGTTGAACATGCAGGACCTGCGCAAGGGGCGCCTGCAGGACGAGCAGTGGGCGAAGATCGCCACCACGATGGGCAAGATGGATTCTGCCCCGCTGTTCATCGACGACTCCCCGAACATGTCGCTGATGGAGATCCGGGCGAAGTGCCGCCGGCTCAAGCAGAAGCACGACCTCAAGCTCGTGGTGCTGGACTACCTCCAGCTGATGAGCTCGGGCAAGAAGGTCGAGTCCCGTCAGCAGGAGGTCTCGGAGTTCTCCCGTGCCCTGAAGCTGCTGGCCAAGGAGCTCGAGGTGCCGGTCATCGCGCTGTCCCAGCTGAACCGTGGCTCCGAGCAGCGCCAGGACAAGAAGCCGATGGTCTCGGACCTCCGTGAGTCGGGCTCGATCGAGCAGGACGCCGACATGGTGATCCTGCTGCACCGCGACGACGTCTACGACAAGGAGTCCCCGCGCGCGGGCGAGGCCGACGTGATCGTGGCCAAGCACCGCAACGGTCCCACGAAGACGATCGTGGTGGCGTTCCAGGGCCACTACTCCCGGTTCGCCAACATGGCCCACGAGGGGCTGTAG
- a CDS encoding VWA domain-containing protein, with amino-acid sequence MLGLAPHQPVFAAPRHGAECTIQGTSGADRLVGTTQDDVICGEQGDDFIFGGGGNDTVVGGNGQDVLFGGPGADVLEGGNGKDLLIGGTGRDTVDGGNAKDECDGVSDGDVLSGCESAEPAGLSVEDGKPGAAADPDGDSLPLWVEERFGSHPLESDVDGDGLDDAEELASTTDPHQADSDGDGRRDGDSDTDGDGLSNRTELDLGSSPVSADADRDGLDDSQERQYGSSAATSDTDADGLTDGQEHQLGTSPTSPDTDGDGLSDADESYDKTVSTKDSAVSLSVVGPGATVLDTSLQEPGDERLRTVPGQVGSAVDAVVDPGITRGTLSFTFDPGAVAGGAELTILHWDAARAVFEIPADQTVDLRAGTATVTADDFSPFVLVDLEEFQKVWNSELSAPREGSEERTAVDAVLSLDSSGSMVWNDPSGIRKEAAVQLIDSLLDGDRVGVVDFDSFAYLRQQLTGDFAAAKRAVQRIDAFGGTDIGAGLRSALNELTRAGRADSQQVVVLLTDGEGAYDPGLTSRAASMGVRVYTVGLGDSVDDGLLGDIAAQTGGTYYKVNRAAELPGIFDSIEDEVNLKDSDGDGIADRHETEGFRDGVGTTYKTDPDNPDTDGDGLSDGEEAGELREDGTAGEKTYYPVPTDPTRADTDGDDLPDSDEAGIGPDPRNRDTDGDGLDDFTEVDAGYDPEAADGDGDGMNDAVEDAQGTDPEVYDLETSEKVAAFLGGLVFGDAGDSWAADAVGLTDELESSSWYLLGWIASGVLVVGDVRDVLYGLGTGQFGAAALSAVAFIPIGGDAAKSTDNILTQLGKHPDKAYGMLAALAKSGAFKDRQADFMKLVDEAVTVGLVKPLARDAQVAGRTATAPLSVDRRTVANYISRNKIQNAHFKKDLDQLIDTYGDDLNDIRMDQQQVLANGTQAGKNRPDLQYLIGNQRYYREYDTPSSNRALEHYLRIKVNDPNAIIELITVG; translated from the coding sequence ATGTTGGGGCTGGCACCGCACCAACCCGTGTTCGCGGCTCCGCGCCATGGAGCAGAGTGCACGATCCAGGGCACCAGCGGCGCGGACCGTCTCGTGGGGACCACCCAGGACGATGTCATCTGCGGGGAACAGGGGGATGACTTCATCTTCGGCGGTGGCGGCAACGACACCGTGGTCGGCGGCAATGGGCAGGACGTCCTTTTCGGCGGCCCGGGGGCAGATGTCCTGGAGGGCGGAAACGGCAAGGATCTGCTGATTGGCGGCACCGGCCGGGACACCGTCGACGGCGGCAACGCCAAGGACGAGTGCGATGGCGTCTCCGACGGCGACGTGCTGTCCGGCTGCGAGTCCGCCGAGCCGGCGGGGTTGTCGGTCGAGGACGGCAAACCGGGTGCCGCGGCGGACCCCGACGGCGACAGCCTGCCGCTATGGGTGGAAGAGCGCTTCGGATCTCATCCTCTCGAGTCCGATGTCGACGGGGACGGACTGGACGATGCCGAGGAATTGGCCTCGACCACGGATCCGCACCAGGCGGACTCGGACGGCGACGGCCGGCGCGACGGTGACTCCGACACGGACGGGGACGGACTGTCCAACCGCACGGAGCTGGATCTGGGCTCGAGCCCGGTGTCCGCCGATGCGGACCGCGACGGCCTCGACGACAGCCAGGAGCGCCAGTACGGGTCCTCGGCCGCGACCTCCGACACGGACGCCGATGGCCTCACGGACGGCCAGGAGCACCAGCTGGGCACCTCTCCCACCTCCCCGGACACCGACGGTGACGGCCTCTCCGATGCGGACGAGTCCTACGACAAGACGGTGTCCACCAAGGACTCCGCGGTCTCGTTGTCCGTGGTGGGTCCGGGCGCGACCGTGCTGGACACCAGCCTCCAGGAACCGGGCGATGAACGCCTGCGTACCGTCCCCGGCCAGGTCGGGTCTGCCGTGGACGCGGTCGTGGATCCCGGGATCACGCGTGGAACCCTGTCCTTCACTTTCGACCCCGGCGCCGTGGCCGGCGGTGCAGAACTGACGATCCTGCACTGGGATGCGGCGCGGGCGGTCTTCGAGATCCCCGCGGACCAGACGGTGGACCTGAGGGCGGGCACGGCGACGGTCACCGCCGACGACTTCTCACCCTTCGTCCTCGTCGACCTCGAGGAGTTCCAGAAGGTCTGGAACAGTGAGCTGTCGGCTCCGCGGGAGGGCAGCGAGGAGCGTACAGCGGTCGACGCGGTCCTCTCCCTCGACTCGTCGGGCTCCATGGTGTGGAACGACCCGAGCGGGATCCGCAAGGAAGCGGCCGTTCAGCTGATCGACTCGCTGCTCGACGGGGACCGTGTGGGAGTCGTGGACTTCGACTCCTTCGCCTACCTGCGTCAGCAGCTCACCGGTGACTTCGCGGCCGCCAAGCGCGCCGTCCAGCGCATCGATGCCTTCGGCGGCACCGACATCGGCGCCGGGCTGCGAAGTGCCCTCAACGAGCTCACCCGGGCCGGACGGGCAGACAGCCAGCAGGTGGTCGTGCTGCTGACCGACGGCGAGGGCGCCTACGACCCGGGTCTGACCAGCCGGGCCGCGTCCATGGGGGTGCGGGTCTACACCGTCGGGCTCGGGGACTCCGTCGACGACGGACTGCTCGGAGACATCGCCGCGCAGACGGGGGGAACGTACTACAAGGTCAACCGTGCCGCTGAGCTGCCGGGAATCTTCGACAGCATCGAGGACGAGGTCAACCTCAAGGACAGCGACGGGGACGGGATCGCCGACCGGCACGAGACGGAGGGCTTCCGCGACGGCGTCGGCACAACCTACAAGACCGACCCGGACAACCCCGACACCGACGGGGACGGGCTCAGCGACGGAGAGGAAGCGGGCGAGCTCCGCGAGGACGGGACTGCGGGGGAGAAGACCTACTATCCCGTGCCGACCGATCCGACGCGGGCCGACACCGACGGTGACGATCTGCCCGACTCCGACGAGGCCGGCATCGGCCCCGACCCCCGCAACCGCGACACCGACGGGGACGGGCTCGACGACTTCACCGAGGTCGACGCCGGCTACGACCCCGAGGCCGCCGACGGCGACGGCGACGGCATGAACGACGCGGTCGAGGACGCCCAGGGCACGGACCCTGAGGTCTACGACCTGGAGACCTCCGAAAAGGTCGCGGCCTTCCTCGGCGGCCTGGTCTTCGGCGACGCCGGGGACAGCTGGGCCGCCGACGCGGTCGGCCTGACCGACGAGCTGGAGTCCTCGTCCTGGTACCTGCTCGGGTGGATAGCCAGCGGTGTGCTCGTGGTCGGTGATGTCCGCGACGTGCTGTACGGGCTCGGCACCGGGCAGTTCGGAGCTGCCGCGCTCTCCGCAGTCGCGTTCATCCCGATCGGCGGGGACGCAGCGAAGTCGACCGACAACATCTTGACCCAACTGGGCAAGCACCCGGACAAGGCGTACGGCATGCTCGCCGCCCTGGCCAAGAGCGGCGCCTTCAAGGACCGGCAAGCGGACTTCATGAAGCTCGTCGACGAAGCCGTCACAGTGGGTCTGGTCAAGCCCCTTGCCCGCGACGCGCAGGTGGCAGGCAGGACCGCCACGGCTCCGTTGTCCGTAGACCGGCGGACAGTGGCGAACTACATCAGCCGCAACAAGATCCAGAACGCCCACTTCAAGAAAGATCTGGATCAGTTGATCGACACCTATGGCGATGACTTGAATGACATCCGAATGGATCAGCAACAAGTACTGGCAAATGGAACTCAGGCTGGCAAGAACCGCCCGGATCTTCAGTACCTGATTGGCAATCAAAGGTACTACCGGGAGTATGACACTCCCTCTTCGAACCGTGCCCTGGAGCATTACCTTCGGATCAAGGTCAATGATCCCAATGCCATCATTGAACTGATCACCGTTGGATGA
- a CDS encoding DUF6458 family protein produces MNRNFSAGAAITLVLGLILVFATSGNTISLGSFAISLVTVGWILTVVGAVLLVISLIPRRTTTQTRHVDPTGRESVTERDSHL; encoded by the coding sequence ATGAACCGCAACTTCTCCGCCGGTGCCGCCATCACGCTCGTTCTGGGACTGATCCTGGTCTTCGCCACCAGCGGCAACACGATCAGCCTGGGCTCCTTCGCCATCAGCCTGGTCACGGTGGGGTGGATCCTCACCGTCGTGGGCGCGGTGCTGCTGGTGATCTCCCTGATCCCGCGGCGCACCACCACCCAGACCCGACACGTCGACCCCACCGGCCGGGAATCCGTCACCGAGCGCGACTCGCACCTCTGA
- the istB gene encoding IS21-like element helper ATPase IstB, whose product MNTATAPAAPPLPDDLAAVLKRMRMPYLRAAAPEVLATARAQRWDPTEVLRALLAEEVRGRDEATRAARRKAAGLPAGKTFESWRSGDSSIPAPTQSALATLEWVGRAENLAISGPSGTGKTHFLEALAHQVIDAGMRVSWFTLESLTAAIGRAGVDGSIGKTIARITRAELIVVDDIGMLPSGQAAAEAFYRLVDATYERRSLAVTSNIHPAGFDTIMPKTLATAAVDRLLHHAHVIITEGTSLRLTEATAGRGVVPLT is encoded by the coding sequence ATGAACACGGCCACCGCCCCGGCAGCGCCGCCGTTGCCCGACGATCTCGCCGCAGTGCTCAAGCGGATGCGGATGCCCTACCTGCGCGCGGCCGCCCCCGAGGTGCTGGCCACCGCCCGCGCCCAGCGCTGGGACCCCACCGAGGTCCTCCGTGCGCTGCTGGCCGAAGAGGTGCGCGGGCGCGACGAGGCCACCCGCGCGGCCCGACGCAAGGCCGCGGGCCTGCCGGCCGGGAAGACCTTCGAGTCCTGGCGGTCAGGCGATTCTTCGATCCCGGCCCCGACACAGTCCGCCCTGGCCACCCTGGAATGGGTGGGCCGGGCGGAGAACCTCGCGATCTCGGGGCCTTCGGGCACGGGCAAGACCCACTTCCTCGAGGCCCTGGCCCATCAGGTCATCGACGCCGGGATGCGGGTCTCCTGGTTCACCCTCGAGTCGCTGACCGCCGCGATCGGCCGGGCCGGGGTGGACGGTTCGATCGGCAAGACCATCGCCCGGATCACCCGGGCCGAGCTCATCGTCGTGGACGACATCGGGATGCTGCCCTCGGGCCAGGCCGCCGCCGAGGCCTTCTACCGTCTCGTCGATGCGACCTATGAACGCCGCAGCCTCGCGGTGACCAGCAACATCCATCCGGCAGGGTTCGACACGATCATGCCCAAGACCCTGGCCACCGCAGCCGTGGACCGGCTTCTGCACCACGCCCACGTGATCATCACCGAGGGCACCTCGCTGCGGCTCACCGAGGCCACCGCCGGACGCGGGGTGGTCCCCTTGACCTGA
- the istA gene encoding IS21 family transposase: MKKSDREIMEILEAYDATGSAHSAAALAGVDPKTVRRYAAARDAGRPVTGPGRRPRMIDAYLPKIEEWVERSQGTVRADVVHARLVGVGFPGTERTTRRAVAQVKAAWRAGHRRTYRPWITEPGLWLQFDWGEGPKVPGVDGTPRRTWLFCAWLAWSRFRVVIPVWDQTLPTLIGCLDATLARIGGVPTYVLTDNPRTVTVDHVAGAPVRHPQIVQAGRHYGTQVHTCVPYDPESKGGSESTVRIAKADLVPTDANLREHYASFAALEAACTAFCAKVNGRTHRETARVPAEALVEEQQRLHVAPTAPHTTALGVTRTVGTDQTIRFGSVRYSTPPGLVGAEVWVRVAAEELVVVADLDTLPVAPGWAAGRAGLTEVARHRLSTPGNPRIDLGHYPDHPQDPTGAPRPPRPRPRSAAEKDFLALGAGAQAWLIEASAAGTVRIRAKMAAAVELAALIGDGPVDAALGVAAAAGRFGEGDLTAICDHQATGATAAGLVAADETHSAQPGTASWADFGTSTTTSTTPTTKETAQ, translated from the coding sequence ATGAAGAAGTCTGACAGGGAGATCATGGAAATTCTCGAAGCCTATGACGCCACCGGTTCCGCGCACTCGGCCGCGGCTCTGGCCGGGGTGGATCCGAAGACGGTGCGCCGTTACGCCGCCGCCCGGGATGCGGGCCGGCCGGTGACCGGCCCGGGCCGCCGGCCCCGGATGATCGACGCTTACCTGCCGAAGATCGAGGAGTGGGTCGAGCGCAGCCAGGGCACGGTCCGCGCCGACGTCGTCCACGCCCGCCTGGTCGGTGTGGGGTTCCCGGGGACCGAGCGGACCACCCGCCGGGCGGTGGCGCAGGTGAAGGCTGCTTGGCGGGCCGGGCACCGGCGCACCTACCGGCCCTGGATCACCGAGCCGGGGCTGTGGTTGCAGTTCGACTGGGGCGAGGGCCCGAAGGTGCCCGGGGTGGACGGGACGCCGCGGCGCACCTGGTTGTTCTGCGCCTGGCTGGCGTGGTCGCGGTTCCGGGTGGTGATCCCGGTCTGGGACCAGACCCTCCCGACGCTGATCGGGTGCCTGGATGCGACTCTGGCCCGGATCGGCGGGGTGCCCACCTACGTGCTCACCGACAACCCCAGGACCGTCACCGTCGATCACGTGGCCGGGGCGCCGGTGCGCCACCCGCAGATCGTTCAAGCCGGCCGGCACTACGGCACCCAGGTGCACACCTGCGTGCCGTATGACCCGGAGTCCAAGGGCGGGTCGGAGTCCACGGTGCGCATCGCCAAGGCCGATCTGGTGCCCACTGACGCCAACCTGCGTGAGCACTACGCCTCCTTCGCCGCACTCGAGGCCGCCTGCACGGCGTTCTGCGCCAAGGTCAACGGGCGCACCCACCGGGAGACCGCCCGGGTTCCCGCCGAGGCGCTGGTCGAGGAGCAGCAACGCCTGCACGTGGCCCCGACCGCCCCGCACACCACCGCCCTGGGGGTGACCCGCACGGTGGGCACGGATCAGACCATCCGGTTCGGCTCGGTGCGCTACTCCACCCCGCCCGGGCTGGTCGGGGCCGAGGTGTGGGTGCGGGTCGCAGCCGAGGAGCTGGTGGTCGTCGCCGACCTCGACACCCTTCCGGTGGCCCCGGGGTGGGCGGCCGGGCGGGCTGGGCTCACCGAGGTCGCCCGCCACCGCCTCTCGACCCCGGGCAATCCACGGATCGACCTGGGCCACTACCCTGACCACCCGCAGGACCCCACCGGTGCGCCACGCCCGCCCCGGCCACGGCCCCGCAGCGCGGCGGAGAAGGACTTCCTGGCCCTGGGCGCCGGCGCGCAGGCCTGGCTGATCGAGGCCTCCGCCGCCGGAACGGTACGGATCCGGGCGAAGATGGCCGCCGCCGTTGAGCTCGCCGCCCTCATCGGGGACGGGCCCGTGGACGCAGCCCTCGGGGTAGCCGCGGCCGCCGGGCGCTTCGGCGAGGGTGATCTGACCGCGATCTGCGATCACCAGGCCACCGGGGCCACCGCCGCCGGACTCGTGGCCGCCGACGAGACCCACTCCGCCCAACCCGGCACCGCCTCCTGGGCCGACTTCGGCACCAGCACAACAACCAGCACAACCCCCACAACCAAGGAGACCGCTCAATGA
- a CDS encoding GNAT family N-acetyltransferase: protein MQLRPTTPEDLEVLRTWVPTETDMILWSGPTFTWPLDRAQLEAYLADERRLHWSGSAAVAGRMSGHGSLLVDEAAGRMRLGCVVVDPALRGHGLGRRFVTAAVHEAFRISDLPVLTLGVYAHNAVARRLYGSLGFRETGLVRDTSVGDRTWHALEMERPRVL from the coding sequence ATGCAGCTGCGGCCGACCACCCCCGAGGACCTCGAAGTGCTCCGCACCTGGGTCCCCACCGAGACCGACATGATCCTGTGGTCCGGGCCGACCTTCACCTGGCCGTTGGACCGGGCGCAGCTCGAGGCCTATCTGGCGGACGAGCGCCGGCTCCACTGGTCCGGTTCCGCGGCGGTCGCGGGACGGATGTCCGGGCACGGCTCCCTGCTGGTGGACGAAGCAGCAGGCAGGATGCGGTTGGGCTGCGTCGTCGTCGATCCGGCGCTGCGGGGGCACGGGCTGGGCCGTCGGTTCGTGACCGCCGCGGTGCACGAGGCGTTCCGGATCTCGGACCTGCCGGTGCTGACGCTGGGCGTCTACGCCCACAACGCCGTCGCACGGCGGCTCTACGGCAGTCTTGGATTCCGCGAGACCGGTCTGGTGCGCGACACCAGCGTGGGTGACCGGACCTGGCACGCGCTCGAGATGGAGCGTCCGCGCGTCCTGTGA